A region of the Plasmodium vinckei vinckei genome assembly, chromosome: PVVCY_11 genome:
CTGGCAGCAGCATCGTTACTTTTACTATTGCAactgttatatatttttgatcGTGTTTTGTGTGTTATATTAGCGAATTGTTTTGGGGAAAAGGGAAATAAATCTATGTTTTTTGAtgtgtttattttatgtactTTGAAGCATGTGCAAATAAAGTTCAATATAAAGTAATAAACTgcctttttaaaaatttttatcatgtTTTACATCATCTTTTTTcgcttatatatatatgatattatggattttattttcttcatcaaCTTATTcctgatatttttttcatattgcTTCTTCgttttttatgttaataTGAAATGTAACTGTtctcttttaaaaatttattttataacgTTAAAGATGGTATTACCAAATTATTCATTCTGGCATCcctatttttttacgttgtttaaaaattatcattaattttCGTACTTTTTGgtaatatgatatattttttaaaactaaTTACATTtacattaatatattttttaaaaatgcatCTTtcttacaaaaaaaaaatatacatctTAATAGAAGTAACTCATACACCTATGTATTATGCATGTGTGAGAAGTAGGCGTGATAAGAAAAAGTAATTCAATATAAATCAATTAGTCATTGAaccatttaataaaaagggcataataatatggaaTTTTTagtttaatattattccaTATGAACATGGAAATAactatattaaattatgttAATTGAATTGAAGCAAACAAATacataaacatatttatattattttgtttctaAGTTGgtaggaaaaaataataaataaaatagattaaaatataaatacacaaaaataaaattgtttttgaATTGAACATTTGTTTTTcatgtattaaaaatataacatatattttcgCAATTTAAAGAATAGAATTGGAAAGGGTTATAAAGTTTTAAAcgaaaaaatagtatacaaaatatgcacaataatatgtatatataccaAGATATAGGTATATATGCTTgaatttttgtaattaaaGTATTTTACCAAAATATTGTCTCCTGGAATGCTACATAAAGATactaatatttataaaaaatttaatataggaattttttaatgccCATTTATACTGATTCccttatatgcatataaagaTCATCAACAGAAAAAGGATCTTTAAGATATAGCTTTACCCCATTACAGGTGGCGCAATTGGccgaatataaaaaataataaaataaacaataataaataaggTAAAGTATATTccgaattttttttcttcgaTGATGGTGGGTATTATCTGaccattaaataaaaatataataatcgTAGAATCCATATAAAGAAACTGATATGTAGCGGGAGTACTACTGATTCAGggtgtgcatatatatggaaCCAAGGAtttaattttcataatcAGTATCAGTATCATCTGCGTTGAAGGTTTTCATCACTTCTTCGGCTTCTTCCCGgtcttttgttttaattttttgaaaatctaaatatttcaaagatggtaaattataaatcaaATATTCTCTATAATTTTCTACTCTACaaatagaaatataataataatgtatatatatgggtatataaaacatatttaaggTTGCACCTTCATAATATGCAATcctataatataataaaaattttatataaatatactgGATATAAACTTACTTTGATACTGAATTTTCTAATAGACTGAGTCTCGTTAGGTTTTTGGCTTTAAAAAGCGCATTAAGGTTAGATAATTTTTCGATCTGTAAAGTCAATAGCAACGTTTGCATATgcattcatatttatatgtatgtgtAAGATGAAATATAGTAGGGAAATGTTAAAACaccaaaattataatttgataTGTGCTTATTATGAAAACGTTATAGTTATacgtaaaaaatatatgtatgtgaGTGTGCAAATATTTGTCttactttattatttgttaaaATTAACGAGTTTAAATTAGGTAAGTTTTCAAATACATCATTGTCTATTCGAGTGATTTTATTGTTGCATAATATTAgggtttttaatttttctaaatatggaatattatttaacttAATAATTTCATTGTCGCTCAAAT
Encoded here:
- a CDS encoding U2 small nuclear ribonucleoprotein A', putative, with protein sequence MRITIDMINDAYQTRNPANENTIYLRGNKISIIENLGVTKDYFECIDLSDNEIIKLNNIPYLEKLKTLILCNNKITRIDNDVFENLPNLNSLILTNNKIEKLSNLNALFKAKNLTRLSLLENSVSKVENYREYLIYNLPSLKYLDFQKIKTKDREEAEEVMKTFNADDTDTDYEN